The window GAAACTAAAATACTAGATAGTCAGCTAAAACTAAAAGAACAAGAATTGCACTATTTAAAAATGCAAATTCATCCACATTTTTTGTTTAACACCTTAAATACCATGTATGGTTTTGCTTTAAAAAAAGCAGATGAAACACCAGAAATGATATTAAAGCTTTCTAATTTATTAGATTACTTACTGTATCAAGTAGATAAACCTTTTGTGCTTTTAGCAGATGAAATAAATCATATAAAAGATTATATCGCTTTAGAAAAAATGCGCTTTAATAAGACACTAGATATTACTTTTAATAGTGAAGGGATTAACGAAACCACTAAAATAGCCCCTATGCTTTTGCTTCCGTTTATAGAAAATAGTTTTAAACATGGAAGCATAAAAAATGGCGTTCTAAAAATTGAAATTGATTTAGCTACCACTCCAGAAAACATTCTTTTTTCCATTAAAAACACAAGCGCTACTCCCGAAAACGCGAATAAAGGCATCGGTTTGCAAAACATAAAAAAAAGATTAGATTTACTGTATAAGAATAAATACGACTTAGAAATTGATGCTTCAGAAAACTTTTTTAAAGTAGCTTTAAAACTAAATAACGACTAATTGCAAGATCAAAAAAACATACACTGCCTGATTGTAGACGACGAAGCTATTGCTCGAGAAATTATAGCTACGCATCTTTCTAAAATCGACAATATAAACATTGTCGCAAGTTGCAGTAATGCGATGGAAGCCTTTAATGTAATTAGCAATCACACTATCGATTTGGTTTTTCTGGATATTAATATGCCAGAGATTTCTGGAATCTCTTTTGCGAAATCGATAAACAAAGACATTAAGATTATTTTCACCACGGCTTATAGAGATTATGCCGTAGAAGGTTTTGAATTACAGGCTGTAGATTATCTATTAAAACCTATTCCGTTTGAACGTTTATTAAAAGCGGTAAACACCTATTTTGAAGTGTATAGTACTACGAAAGTAGAGACAGCAAAAGAAATGGAAACAGCCGATTTTATGTTTGTGCGTTCCGATAGACGTATGCTTAAAGTAGACTTTGAAGCCATCCTTTATGTAGAAAGTTATAGTGACTATATAAAGATTCACTTAGAAAACGAAACTATAGTTACTCGTGAAACGATAAGTGCTATTGAAGCAAAGTTACCTTCGAATACATTTTTACGAATCCACAGATCGTTTATCGTTTCGTTACATAATATCACTTCATTTACCAATGAGCATGTTACTATAAAGGACAAATCCTTACCAATAAGTAGAAGCTACAAAAAGGATGTTTTAGCGTTGTTGGAAAAGTACTAGAAAAATAAAAACGACCAACTTAAATTACTTTTTGTAATTAAGTTGGTCGTTTTCTATAATGAAATTCCTGCCTTCGTAGGAATTTTTTTTAGATATGTAAAGCTCTATCATTAGCTGCTAACGCTGCTTCTTTTATTGCTTCTGTAAATGTTGGATGTGCATGAGACATACGCGATACATCTTCCGCAGATGCTCTGTATTCCATAGCTACAACTGCTTCTGCAATCATATCTGCAGCACGTGCACCAACCATGTGTACTCCTAAAATTTCGTCTGTAGACTTATCTGCAAGAATTTTTACAAATCCGTCTAAATCCATACTCGCTCTACTTCTACCTAAAGCACGCATTGGAAATTGACCTACTTTATAATCTACTCCTGCTTCTTTTAATTGCTCTTCTGTTTTACCAACAGAAGCTACTTCTGGCCATGTATACACAATACCAGGAATTAAGTTATAATCGATATGTGGTTTTTGTCCGGCTAAAGTTTCTGCAACAAAAACACCTTCTTCTTCCGATTTATGTGCAAGCATTGCTCCTTTTATAACATCACCAATAGCGTAAATATTAGAAGTGCTAGTTTGTAAATGCTCATTTACTTCTACTTTACCTCTTTCGGTTAATTTTACTCCAGCAGCTTCTACATTTAATCCTTCTGTATAGGCATGACGTCCAACAGAAACTAAAACATAATCTCCTATAAAAGTTACTTCTTCTCCTTTTTTGTTATCTGCTTTCACAATAACTTCATCTCCTTTTCTCTCTACAGATTTTACTTTATGCGAAGTATTAATCTTAAATTTCTGCTTCTTTAAAACTTTGTTTAATTCTTTAGAAATACCAGAATCCATTGTAGGAAGGATTCTATCCATATATTCTACAACCGTTACTTCTGCACCTAATCTTTTATATACTTGACCAAGTTCTAAACCAATAACACCACCACCAATTACGATTAAATGCTTTGGAATTTCTTTAAGTTTTAAAGCTTCGGTAGAAGTGATTACGCGTTCTTTATCTAATTTTATAAATGGTAATGTTGAAGGCTTAGATCCTGTTGCTATAATCGTATTTTTAGCTTCAATCTCTGTTGTTTCTTCACCAGTAATGGTAATATGTGTTGCATCTTTAAAGCTTCCCACACCAACATAAACATCGATCTTATTTTTCTTCATTAAGAAATCAATTCCACCAGTAGTTTGGTCTACAACAGATTGCTTTCTTGCAATCATTTGCTTTAAATTCACTTTTATTTCTCCCGGAATATCGATACCATGTTCTTCAAAATGTTTGACAGCATCTTCGTAATGATGTGAAGAATCTAAAAGTGCTTTACTTGGTATACAACCAACATTTAAACAGGTTCCTCCAAGTGTAGAATATTTTTCGATAATTGCAGTTTTCATTCCTAATTGTGCGCAACGTATTGCTGCTACATATCCTCCAGGTCCTGAACCTATTATTGCTACATCGTATTTACTCATAATAATTTCTTTTTATATTTAAAAGATTTCCACTTTCGCGGAAACTAAAGCAAAAGTACAACATTGATTTATGAATTGCGAATTACAATTAATGAAATTTAGAAGAATACTTTTTTAAAGGAAGAATAATAAAAAGCCTACTCAATAATTCAAAAAAAACTTTTTGAAAAGAATAGGCTTATTTATAAAAACTGATTAATAGCAATACAAATTACTTAGAATTACGAATGAATTACAATACTCAATTTGAGTAATTTGTAAGAAAAACGTTAAATTAAA is drawn from Lacinutrix sp. WUR7 and contains these coding sequences:
- a CDS encoding sensor histidine kinase — encoded protein: MFTKKDILNKIGQITLHILFWGVVLLFFTYFFGVGSKNYEETLTFSLFLLPITIATTYVSIYKLIPDYLVTKRYFRFVLYSVYTIIISGYLIMVSVFFSLIYVSNFKYADMNPLTRNIILITTAVYIVVVLVSAFKLLKLNLKHAEKTKALETKILDSQLKLKEQELHYLKMQIHPHFLFNTLNTMYGFALKKADETPEMILKLSNLLDYLLYQVDKPFVLLADEINHIKDYIALEKMRFNKTLDITFNSEGINETTKIAPMLLLPFIENSFKHGSIKNGVLKIEIDLATTPENILFSIKNTSATPENANKGIGLQNIKKRLDLLYKNKYDLEIDASENFFKVALKLNND
- a CDS encoding LytTR family DNA-binding domain-containing protein — translated: MQDQKNIHCLIVDDEAIAREIIATHLSKIDNINIVASCSNAMEAFNVISNHTIDLVFLDINMPEISGISFAKSINKDIKIIFTTAYRDYAVEGFELQAVDYLLKPIPFERLLKAVNTYFEVYSTTKVETAKEMETADFMFVRSDRRMLKVDFEAILYVESYSDYIKIHLENETIVTRETISAIEAKLPSNTFLRIHRSFIVSLHNITSFTNEHVTIKDKSLPISRSYKKDVLALLEKY
- the lpdA gene encoding dihydrolipoyl dehydrogenase, giving the protein MSKYDVAIIGSGPGGYVAAIRCAQLGMKTAIIEKYSTLGGTCLNVGCIPSKALLDSSHHYEDAVKHFEEHGIDIPGEIKVNLKQMIARKQSVVDQTTGGIDFLMKKNKIDVYVGVGSFKDATHITITGEETTEIEAKNTIIATGSKPSTLPFIKLDKERVITSTEALKLKEIPKHLIVIGGGVIGLELGQVYKRLGAEVTVVEYMDRILPTMDSGISKELNKVLKKQKFKINTSHKVKSVERKGDEVIVKADNKKGEEVTFIGDYVLVSVGRHAYTEGLNVEAAGVKLTERGKVEVNEHLQTSTSNIYAIGDVIKGAMLAHKSEEEGVFVAETLAGQKPHIDYNLIPGIVYTWPEVASVGKTEEQLKEAGVDYKVGQFPMRALGRSRASMDLDGFVKILADKSTDEILGVHMVGARAADMIAEAVVAMEYRASAEDVSRMSHAHPTFTEAIKEAALAANDRALHI